From one Rosa rugosa chromosome 4, drRosRugo1.1, whole genome shotgun sequence genomic stretch:
- the LOC133743570 gene encoding ferredoxin C 2, chloroplastic: MDHAIPCNPCIPLYRKPTLRRRITWPTVRHSNTTKWRRNTTSSELQMPVEVNDRTSSDSASVPTHKVTVHDRQRGVVHEFFVPEDQYILHTAEAQNINLPFACRHGCCTSCAVRVKSGKLNQPQALGISAELKSKGYALLCVGFPSSDLEVETQDEDEVYWLQFGRYFARGPIERDDYALELALGDE; the protein is encoded by the exons ATGGACCACGCCATTCCCTGCAACCCCTGCATTCCTCTCTACCGGAAACCCACGCTCCGCCGCCGAATCACTTGGCCGACCGTTCGCCACTCCAATACAACAAAATGGCGCCGCAATACGACGTCGTCGGAGCTCCAAATGCCCGTGGAAGTGAACGACCGAACGAGTAGCGACTCTGCTTCAGTCCCGACGCACAAAGTCACCGTCCACGACAGACAACGCGGCGTCGTACACGAGTTCTTCGTCccagag GATCAGTACATATTGCACACTGCTGAGGCACAGAACATCAATCTTCCATTCGCTTGCCGGCACG GTTGTTGTACTAGTTGTGCTGTACGTGTGAAGTCTGGAAAACTTAACCAGCCTCAGGCACTAGGGATATCTGCTGAATTGAAATCAAAg GGATATGCACTTCTCTGTGTGGGTTTTCCATCATCTGATCTTGAAGTAGAAACACAAGATGAGGATGAG GTATACTGGCTTCAATTCGGGAGATATTTTGCACGGGGTCCAATT GAAAGAGATGATTATGCATTGGAGTTGGCATTGGGTGATGAATAA